A window from Citrus sinensis cultivar Valencia sweet orange chromosome 5, DVS_A1.0, whole genome shotgun sequence encodes these proteins:
- the LOC102610112 gene encoding probable protein arginine N-methyltransferase 3 gives MGSNNKPETEETRKRIEENHEEEEEEEETEQDWGDWSEDDGGLESGFLCLFCDAGYSSCDTLFEHCRLSHCFDFHSVKTELRLDFYGSFKLINYIRSQVAENRCWICGLTCQSNQDLQNHLHEAYNLKETKLRWDKEKYLKPFMLDDKLLYSFGEDEVDEEDNDAELMRDVMNFENISVDDGSSKEKSATNNCTADEIGKVAAVSTLNGHPNMENSSEKMIVNGFDSREHIGAFDSKLEDKDSRVSLLKLSAKDIKKVNESYFGSYSSFGIHREMISDKVRTDSYRQAILENPSLMKGAVVMDIGCGTGILSLFAAQAGASRVIAVEASEKMAAVATQIAKDNDFWWDRPQSEGNINNAGKMEVVQGMVEELGESMQIQPHSVDVLVSEWMGYCLLYESMLSSVLFARDQWLKPGGAILPDTATMFVAGFGRGGTSLPFWENVYGFTMSCVGREVVQDAAGIPIVDVVDDHDLVTDSVVLQTFDLATMKHDEVDFTTSVELEPKLGDSTSNSTELRSTSTWCYGIVLWFDAGFTSRFCKEKPVVLSTSPCTPKTHWSQTIITFREPIALALGNLGADGSTAVGTDACPARRIHLRVSIARGAVHRSIDISLETAGVGPDGHKRSWPAQIFNLS, from the exons ATGGGCAGCAATAACAAACCAGAAACCGAAGAAACGCGAAAGCGAATTGAAGAAAATCACGAagaggaggaagaagaagaagaaaccgAACAAGATTGGGGAGATTGGAGCGAAGATGATGGTGGCTTAGAATCAGGTTTTCTGTGTTTGTTCTGTGATGCTGGGTACAGTTCGTGCGATACACTCTTTGAACACTGCCGTTTAAGTCACTGCTTCGATTTTCATAGTGTCAAGACTGAATTAAGATTGGATTTTTATGGGTCGTTTAAGCTCATCAACTACATTCGCTCTCAG GTGGCAGAAAATAGATGTTGGATTTGCGGGCTTACATGTCAGTCCAACCAAGATCTACAGAATCATTTACACGAAGCATAcaatttaaaagaaactaAGCTTCGTTGggacaaagaaaaatatctaaaaCCATTCATGCTAGATGATAAGCTTTTATACAGTTTCGGTGAGGATGAAGTGGACGAGGAGGATAATGATGCAGAACTTATGAGGGATGtgatgaattttgaaaacatttcCGTTGATGATGGGAGTTCGAAGGAGAAGTCAGCAACAAATAATTGCACTGCTGATGAAATTGGGAAGGTTGCGGCTGTTTCCACTCTTAATGGCCATCCCAACATGGAAAATTCTTCAGAAAAGATGATAGTAAATGGTTTTGATTCAAGAGAACATATTGGGGCATTTGATAGCAAGCTTGAAGATAAGGATTCAAGAGTCTCTCTTCTGAAGCTTTCTGCAAAGGATATAAAGAAAGTCAATGAGAGTTATTTTGGATCCTATAGTTCATTTGGTATTCACAGGGAGATGATAAGCGATAAG GTAAGAACGGATTCTTATAGGCAAGCTATTCTGGAAAACCCTTCTCTGATGAAGGGTGCTGTTGTGATGGATATAGGTTGTGGAACAGGCATATTAAG tcTGTTTGCAGCTCAGGCAGGGGCTTCAAGAGTAATTGCAGTTGAAGCCAGTGAGAAGATGGCTGCAGTTGCAACTCAG ATTGCCAAAGACAATGACTTTTGGTGGGATAGACCCCAAAGTGAAGGCAATATTAATAACGCTGGGAAAATGGAGGTAGTTCAAGGAATGGTTGAAGAGCTTGGTGAATCCATGCAAATTCAACCCCATAGTGTTGATGTATTAGTGAGTGAATGGATGGGCTACTGCCTACTGTATGAGTCAATGCTTAGCTCAGTGCTTTTTGCACGAGATCAATGGTTGAAGCCTGGAGGCGCCATCCTTCCTGACACGGCAACTATG tttgttGCAGGATTTGGAAGAGGTGGTACCAGTCTTCCATTTTGGGAAAATGTGTATGGTTTCACTATGTCTTGTGTAGGCAGGGAAGTTGTTCAAGATGCTGCTGGGATACCTATTGTAGATGTGGTGGATGATCATGATTTAGTGACTGATTCTGTGGTTCTGCAG ACCTTTGACCTGGCTACAATGAAGCATGATGAAGTTGATTTCACCACAAGTGTTGAGTTGGAGCCAAAGTTGGGTGATTCAACAAGCAACTCAACAGAATTAAGATCAACATCCACCTGGTGCTATGGCATTGTTTTATGGTTTGATGCTGGTTTTACTAGCAGGTTCTGCAAAGAAAAGCCAGTTGTTTTGTCTACATCTCCATGCACACCCAAAACGCATTGGTCACAGACCATCATCACATTCCGAGAACCAATAGCACTGGCATTGGGAAATTTAGGTGCTGACGGATCAACAGCAGTTGGTACTGACGCATGTCCTGCAAGAAGAATACATTTGCGGGTCAGCATTGCCCGTGGTGCCGTGCATCGCAGTATTGACATTTCCTTGGAAACTGCCGGAGTTGGTCCTGATGGACATAAACGCAGTTGGCCGGCACAAATATTTAATCTCTCTTAG